In Scophthalmus maximus strain ysfricsl-2021 chromosome 16, ASM2237912v1, whole genome shotgun sequence, the following proteins share a genomic window:
- the narf gene encoding nuclear prelamin A recognition factor, with protein sequence MSEVTIAKRKEKCENCTKQCNKKRSDEGADPQQERDGVNGQMNEGSQLLLSACLSCDGCLSEDESLKISQQSLEELERVLALNKKCDTSKHKVLAVSVCPQSLPFFAVKFGVDIGEAAHKLCGFLKSLGVKYVFDTTLAAGFSILESQKEFIQRYRRRHHDPHALPMFTSSCPGWIRYSESVLGSLVTPHICTARSPQQIMGCLVKDYFSKQQKLSPEKIYHVVVAPCFDKKLEAVREEFYNSLLETRDVDCVLTSGEIYYLMEQKKVSAAELDSVPLDQVLGEAGDTALSRHEGQGPEGFLEHVFKHAAKEIFGLDVREITYKTVRNRDFQEVTLERDGEILLQFAAIYGFRNIQTLVHRMRKGRVPYQLVEVLSCPGGCLSGRGQAEGEAGGRADKALVQQMEETYSSLPVRLPEVNAALRTLYRDWLQDSSRASTLLHTQYRTQGQIHPQPPHMQW encoded by the exons ATGTCAGAGGTCACCATCGCAAAGCGCAAGGAGAAGTGCGAGAACTGCACCAAACAG TGCAACAAGAAGCGGAGCGATGAAGGTGCCGACCCGCAGCAGGAGCGGGATGGAGTCAATGGACAG ATGAATGAAGGGTCCCAGTTGTTGCTGAGTGCCTGTCTGTCCTGCGATGGCTGTCTATCAGAGGACGAGAGCCTCAAGATCTCTCAGCAGAGCCTGGAGGAACTGGAGCGGGTTCTAGCGCTCAACAAG AAATGTGACACGTCGAAGCACAAGGTGCTGGCTGTGTCGGTTTGTCCACAGTCCCTGCCCTTCTTCGCTGTCAAGTTCGGCGTGGACATCGGCGAAGCCGCCCACAAGCTCTGTGGCTTCCTCAAGAGCCTGG GAGTCAAGTATGTGTTTGACACCACCCTGGCAGCGGGCTTCAGCATCTTGGAGAGCCAGAAGGAATTCATTCAGAGGTATCGCAGGAGGCACCACGACCCCCATGCCTTGCCCATGTTCACTTCCTCCTGCCCAG ggtGGATCCGTTATTCGGAGAGTGTCCTGGGCAGTTTGGTCACCCCCCATATCTGCACAGCCAGGTCTCCGCAGCAGATCATGGGCTGCCTGGTCAAAGACTACTTCTCAAAACAGCAG AAGCTGAGTCCTGAGAAAATTTACCACGTGGTGGTGGCTCCCTGCTTCGACAAGAAGCTAGAGGCCGTCAGAGAGGAGTTCTACAACAGCCTGCTGGAGACCAGAGATGTGGATTGTGTCCTCACCTCAG GGGAGATCTATTACCTGATGGAGCAGAAGAAGGTGTCAGCGGCGGAGCTGGACTCAGTTCCACTTGACCAAGT GCTGGGAGAGGCCGGAGACACGGCGCTGTCGAGGCACGAGGGCCAGGGTCCAGAAGGTTTCCTGGAACACGTGTTCAAACATGCTGCAAAAGAGATCTTTGGTCTCGACGTCCGTGAGATCACGTACAAGACCGTCCG GAACCGGGACTTCCAAGAAGTGACCCTTGAGCGGGACGGGGAAATTTTGCTGCAGTTTGCGGCCATCTATGGTTTCAGAAACATCCAGACCCTGGTGCACCGCATGAGGAAGGGACGCGTGCCTTACCAGCTGGTGGAGGTGCTTTCCTGCCCAGGAG GGTGCTTGAGCGGCCGCGGTCAAGCGGAGGGCGAGGCGGGAGGTCGGGCGGATAAAGCCCTGGTCCAGCAGATGGAGGAAACCTACAGCAGCCTGCCGGTGCGTCTCCCCGAGGTCAACGCCGCCCTGCGCACCCTCTACCGAGACTGGCTGCAGGACTCCTCACGGGCCAGCACGCTGCTCCACACCCAGTACAGGACCCAGGGTCAGATCCACCCACAGCCCCCACACATGCAGTGGTGA